Part of the Chlamydia muridarum str. Nigg genome is shown below.
CTGTGTTAGGCGCATACTCAAACACAGAGATATCTTGTAAAGAGGCTGCTAATAATAATACTCCCCTTGCCATCCCTAGTTTAATTGTACTCTGAGGATTTTTATGAACGTACTGAGTCTCTAAAACAACGGCTTTAGGAGCTTCTCGTTGAAGGATTGTGGAAATTTCTGTAAACAGCTGTCTATATCTATGAGACAACGCCTGTTTCTGAGATAGTTTGATTTTTCCAAAACTATGCGGCTGGATCTGATATCGATTTTCTACTCGAATGAATGCATATCCACAAACCAAAGTTCCCGGATCTATCCCCATAATCAAATCCGCCATGCCTTTTTACACCCGAGTCTTCTAATTTTCACGTTGTGCAAATTTTACATGATAAAGGAAAGCGTTGCTAATGAAATTAAGGACCTATCAAGGAACCCAACTGTCAGACTTCTTCTTTCACCAAAAATCGATCTATTTGCTCTTCAAGCATCTTAATTTTATGCTCATAACACAGTCTACGACCTTCACTAACCTCCATTTGCTGCACACTTTCTACCAAATCACGTTTTAGCTCATCGATAACATCATTTTGATGCCGAGCCTGCTGTAATTTTTCTGCTAAACGGTTTTGCAACCAATTATTTTCTGCCTGTAATTTAGAAATCTCTTGCCGACTCTCATCTTCTTGAGACGCTAGCTGAAATTTCAGCTCAGAAACCAATTTTTCCCATTCTGCTAATGATTGTTCTTTACTTGCAGATTGTATTTGCATCTGCCGCTCGCTTCTCAGCAAATCCTCGCTCATTTTTATGCATACCCCAAACAAAATCTGGCAAGTATTCTCCCATTCCATGATATCAGAGTCTTTCCGAAGGCAAAACAGCTGAAGCATAGAACGAGAATATTCTTCGTATTGATCAGGAGGAATAAACGAACGAGTTTTGCGAAATCGCAATAAAGACAGCAGACGCAGCTTAACTAAAGACCAAAGCCACACCAAAGAGATACCCCTAATTAAACAGCTCTCTCCCCATCTATAAATCAAACAGGTATTATTGTCTCAAGAAGCAAAGAAAAAAGATATGCTCAGAACAAGACTCGAACTTGCACGGGCCAAAGCCCAAGGGATTTTAAGTCCCTAGTGTCTACCATTCCACCATCTGAGCGAGAAAAACGAGGACTCATGATAGTCCTCGCTATAGCTTTACAAGAAGTTCTAGCACGCACAACTGGAAAAGCTAGAACGGATTGTATGTTAAAGTTCAGAAAAAAGCAATGAACTTCTTATTCTTCCGAAGAAATCCTATCATGGACAGAAGCTTCTTCTAATGAATGACTTGATAATTCCTGCGTCTCATTAGAAGACTTCTCACTTTCCTTCGTGAAAATAACTGTATCCTCATCAGCTAAGATGGATTCAATGACGTCACAACTTTCGCTAACTAAAGCATTCAAAGACTCATTGAGATCTACAGCTGTTACAGGCTGAGACTCTTTAGGCTCTTCCGGTCCCTCAGAAATCAAGCGCGTAGGAGGTGGAATTAAAGCAAAGCGACGCTCACAAGGATCTCTTTCTTCTGGAGAAGATTCTTGCAAACATTCTTCCGTGATAGTATCGATCATATCTTGAGAAGAACCTACAGCATCAGCTATTTCTTTGCTGTTTCTCCGACGTCCTTGTTTTTTCTTTTCTTTCCATTTCTCGTTCTTGAACTCTTTCCGTTTTTCCTTTTTAGACATAGGAGCTGCAGAAGCCGGAGAAGGCGTTGCAACAACAGGGTCCTCAATAATACCCTCTTCCAAAGAACTAGAACTTTCTTCTTGAACCGAAGCCACTGGAGCAACTCTAGGCATTTTTAACAAAGCTTCTCGCCCACTAACAATCTTAACCCCGCGGTCTAGTCCAACAGCCTTTAGATTAATTTTAGCATCTCGGACTTCCATAACTTCATAATCAGCCGCAGGAACAAGAAATGGTTTACTATGATCACAATTGCGGAAGAAACTAGTGCCCCCTAAACGGATAACCTCTACAGCCTCTACAACAAAAGGATCTTGAGAAAGGTGTTTAGAATTGCGAATGGATAACTTATATCCCTCTCTAGATGTAATAACAGTCTCTATGACTGGATCTCTTGTAAAATACACGAACTAACCTTTATTTCGAGTTTCCTTGTATGTACTCTAATAAATCTACTATGCGAGTTGCATAGCCTATTTCATTATCATACCAAGCTATCAATTTGAAAAATCGATCATTCAAAGCAACCCCGGCTTGGGCATCGAATACAGACGAATACTCACAACCAATAAAATCAGAAGAAACTACAGCTTCTTCTGTGTAATGCATAATATTCCGCATACTCGTACTTGCTGCATGCTTCACAGCTTCGCAGACAGCCTCATAGGTTGTAGCTGAACTCAATTTAACTGTCAGGTCTACCACAGAAACATCTGCAACAGGCACTCTAAACGCCATTCCTGTCAATTTCCCTTTAAGCTCAGGCAAGCATAACCCTACAGCTTTAGCGGCTCCTGTTGAGGCTGGGATAATATTTTGGAAAGCTCCTCTTCCCCCTCTCCAATCTTTCCGAGAAGGACCATCAACCACACTTTGTGTAGCCGTTGCCGCATGAACTGTTGTCATCAACCCTTCTTCTATACCAAAATTATCCAACAAAACTTTGGCTAGAGGCGCTAAACAATTGGTTGTGCAAGAAGCATTAGAAATGATTACGTCATTTGCTGGATCAAACTTTTGATGATTGACTCCCATAACAAATGTAGGGACATCTCCTTTAGCAGGAGCTGTTATTAATACTCGCTTAGCACCAGAATCCAAGTGCTTTGCGGCATCATCTTTATTAACAAATAACCCAGTACTTTCAACGACGACATCAACATCCAAATCTTTCCAAGGAAGCTTTTGAACGTCTTTCTCTGCTAAGAAACGGATCTTTCTTTCTCCAACAACCAAACATCCATCAGAGAATGTTGCCTGCGAAGCGAAAGATCCGTGAGTGGAATCATACTTAAACAAATACGTTAGAAGATCTCCTGAGACCAAATCATTAATAGCTACAACTTCTATGGGAGCATTCCTTTTCAGAATCTGTCTTAAAACTAATCGCCCAATTCGTCCAAAACCATTAATCACAATTCTCATTGCTAAATCCCAGGTAGTCAGTATTTTCGAAAAATTAGCACTAATCGGCTAAAAATTCTATAATACACTTTTGAGCATTATCACCAACCCTATTTTGCAACTTCAGAATGCGAGTATACCCGCCATTTCTTGAAGAAAATCTGGTTGCTAATACGTCAAACAACTTCCCAATGACTCTTCTATCAACATTGTAAGCCGACAAATCTCCGGCTTTAACTTGACGAGCTTCCTTACCAGTCAAAGTATTGTATCTGACCATAAGACGCCCAACAGCTAATCTTCTTGCTGCCAAAGTATTCTTCTTGGCTAAAGTAACCATCTTGTCCGCATGACGACGCAACTCTTTGGCCTTAGGCAATGTAGTCTCAATTCTTTCATTGTGAATTAAAGACTTTAACATATTAGCCAACATGCAACGGTTATGCGAAGAAGTACGACCAACCCTAAATTTTTTTCTAGCGTGTTGCATATCCCTTTTTATCCCTTGGTATTCTTACTCGACCGAATTTTCTCGGCATACCACTTCATTTTTTCTTTGACATTATCCAGCCCAACGCCAAATTGGCTAAGATCCATGCCCAATTCTAATTTCATTTCTTTCAGTTTATTCTTAATCTCACAAAGAGATTTCTTACCGAAGTTTCTAAATTGTAACAGGCGAGGCTCTGGCATAATTACCAGCTCTCCTATCGTTTCGATATTGGCATTAGACAAACAGTTTGTGGATCGTACAGAGAGTTCTATCTCATTAATGCCCAAAACTAACTTGTGAAGAATATCGTCTTTATTTTCTTTTTCTACAGAAATGGCTTCTTCAAAAACGATCCGTTTCTCGTCCATTTTTTCGAAAACAGAAAAATGTTTGCTCAAAATTTGCGTAGCAAAAGCTACAGCCTCTTTAGGAGCTACACGACCATCCGTTTCCACTTGCAATATTAAACGATCGAAATCCGTATCCTGGCCAACACGAGTATCTTCAACGAAATAATTGACCAAAACAACAGGAGAGAAGGCGGCATCTAAAACGATCTCATTCATCTCTCTTTCTTCGAGAACAATTCTCTCGGAAGGAGTATATCCTCTACCGAAAGCAACCCGCAACATAACATCTAGTTGCATAGGACGAGTAACTGTAAAAATTACATGCTCAGGATTTACAGCTTCAAAGGTGCCTTCTTGCAGCAAATCCCCTAAAGTAATTGCTTTTTGCCCACCAGCAGCAGCTAAATCGGATGCATCGATAGAAATTGTAGCTCGCAATTTTTGGGAAGCTCTTCCTCCTTCACAATCTTGTAAAGGATACTTTTTGAGCAAAGAGCCTTTCAAATTCAAAACGATATTGGTAACATCCTCGATGATCCCCTCTACCGCCATGTATTCATGCAAAACTCCTGTCATAGAAAAAGAGACAATAGCAGGAGCTTCCAGGCCGATTAATAAAGCACGTCTCAAGGCGCTTCCCAATGTGTGCCCCATTCCCTTCTCTAAGGGATCAGCAACAAACCGAGCTACTTTATCAATGCCACCAGCTGCACCTTCAACGGGAGACATTTTCACCGATTCAGGCAACTCAAATTTGTTATAAAGTAAATTATGTGAATTATCCGACATCC
Proteins encoded:
- the ruvC gene encoding crossover junction endodeoxyribonuclease RuvC; the protein is MADLIMGIDPGTLVCGYAFIRVENRYQIQPHSFGKIKLSQKQALSHRYRQLFTEISTILQREAPKAVVLETQYVHKNPQSTIKLGMARGVLLLAASLQDISVFEYAPNTAKKAAVGKGNASKQQVQLMVSKLLNIQDLLADDNEDIADAFALAMCHAHLAPYQDLKKSLL
- the grgA gene encoding GrgA family transcription factor is translated as MYFTRDPVIETVITSREGYKLSIRNSKHLSQDPFVVEAVEVIRLGGTSFFRNCDHSKPFLVPAADYEVMEVRDAKINLKAVGLDRGVKIVSGREALLKMPRVAPVASVQEESSSSLEEGIIEDPVVATPSPASAAPMSKKEKRKEFKNEKWKEKKKQGRRRNSKEIADAVGSSQDMIDTITEECLQESSPEERDPCERRFALIPPPTRLISEGPEEPKESQPVTAVDLNESLNALVSESCDVIESILADEDTVIFTKESEKSSNETQELSSHSLEEASVHDRISSEE
- the gap gene encoding type I glyceraldehyde-3-phosphate dehydrogenase — encoded protein: MRIVINGFGRIGRLVLRQILKRNAPIEVVAINDLVSGDLLTYLFKYDSTHGSFASQATFSDGCLVVGERKIRFLAEKDVQKLPWKDLDVDVVVESTGLFVNKDDAAKHLDSGAKRVLITAPAKGDVPTFVMGVNHQKFDPANDVIISNASCTTNCLAPLAKVLLDNFGIEEGLMTTVHAATATQSVVDGPSRKDWRGGRGAFQNIIPASTGAAKAVGLCLPELKGKLTGMAFRVPVADVSVVDLTVKLSSATTYEAVCEAVKHAASTSMRNIMHYTEEAVVSSDFIGCEYSSVFDAQAGVALNDRFFKLIAWYDNEIGYATRIVDLLEYIQGNSK
- the rplQ gene encoding 50S ribosomal protein L17, whose product is MQHARKKFRVGRTSSHNRCMLANMLKSLIHNERIETTLPKAKELRRHADKMVTLAKKNTLAARRLAVGRLMVRYNTLTGKEARQVKAGDLSAYNVDRRVIGKLFDVLATRFSSRNGGYTRILKLQNRVGDNAQKCIIEFLAD
- a CDS encoding DNA-directed RNA polymerase subunit alpha, whose protein sequence is MSDNSHNLLYNKFELPESVKMSPVEGAAGGIDKVARFVADPLEKGMGHTLGSALRRALLIGLEAPAIVSFSMTGVLHEYMAVEGIIEDVTNIVLNLKGSLLKKYPLQDCEGGRASQKLRATISIDASDLAAAGGQKAITLGDLLQEGTFEAVNPEHVIFTVTRPMQLDVMLRVAFGRGYTPSERIVLEEREMNEIVLDAAFSPVVLVNYFVEDTRVGQDTDFDRLILQVETDGRVAPKEAVAFATQILSKHFSVFEKMDEKRIVFEEAISVEKENKDDILHKLVLGINEIELSVRSTNCLSNANIETIGELVIMPEPRLLQFRNFGKKSLCEIKNKLKEMKLELGMDLSQFGVGLDNVKEKMKWYAEKIRSSKNTKG